Proteins encoded by one window of Acetivibrio thermocellus ATCC 27405:
- a CDS encoding DUF2339 domain-containing protein: MTNNLKIILAKQKEIITSLENEIAGIEANDLVKENQKLKEELAKLKSSLEKEKIENEKLSKENKNLRNILYEQFYNEKISLLNSAEKRMDVYYRAHVEGEINRLTRFELSVKRRIDEMTKVLRANRVSLQDEIYIKLEELRNLLNVKITKAREEIMQQTGAFIQNRNEGLARLRQEQVTEQEIKARAKQNNIESIIGLNIINKVGIFLLIVGVITAAQFTYFRLPDTLKSVFTFAVGVVLLIAGEILNRKKPNVFSLGITSGGIAILYVALCLSYFQFKLLETYPALGLCILITAGTFVLSQRYNSQTISAFALIGGYLPIFSITGISAIAYGAMVYFVILNLLALIIAVNKKWAVTAYIGFVLNVIGSVYIASIMFGGLFAPSEFSFDSVITIIYILFAFVIYTLIPIAGTFRQKLSFKTSDIVLLALNTFISSVLLYWSFYASDLEDFTGLLALTFAIIYLALGRFIEKNMPKEKQVTTLFYLTGLTFVVLIIPFQFGKVWLSLGWLIEGVALLSYGICKEIKRFKKAGIAISFLCLLTFLSFDVSLIQDSLFTFKYFAITLGSIIILGALIYKKNLASKESKLFKYATSINLLIFLLYIISNELKPFLSQYVQDTKYVQDTKFDLDYLICSAMILTSFLVAYTLPRIKVLCDNVIKGISMSIYALALLTLFSLNFTSPVKGYLVEMPLAISIVGTLELALIAFLSILAVRDLVLYFVIDHKLGIEWYPLAISLYFVIILTQNLITQYRLEFSNAAISIIYLAAALTWIIFGFAKRYVFIRRFGLAMSMLSVAKLFIIDLAFLTQGYRIVSYFVFGIILLAISFVYQYFNKKLENICEVMPDDKKNSN, encoded by the coding sequence ATGACAAACAATTTAAAAATTATTCTAGCAAAGCAGAAAGAAATCATAACAAGTCTTGAAAATGAAATTGCCGGCATCGAAGCCAACGACCTTGTAAAAGAAAATCAAAAATTGAAAGAAGAGCTGGCAAAACTTAAATCAAGTTTGGAAAAGGAAAAAATTGAGAACGAAAAACTCTCAAAAGAAAACAAAAATTTGAGAAACATTTTGTATGAACAGTTCTACAACGAAAAAATCAGCCTTTTGAACTCAGCGGAAAAAAGAATGGACGTTTATTACAGGGCTCATGTGGAAGGAGAAATAAACAGGCTGACAAGATTTGAATTGTCGGTAAAAAGACGTATTGATGAAATGACAAAAGTACTTCGGGCCAACAGAGTAAGCCTTCAGGATGAAATTTACATAAAGCTTGAGGAGCTTAGAAATCTTCTTAACGTTAAAATAACCAAAGCCCGTGAAGAAATCATGCAACAGACCGGAGCATTTATTCAAAACAGAAACGAGGGCCTTGCAAGGCTAAGACAGGAACAGGTTACGGAGCAGGAAATAAAAGCCCGGGCAAAGCAAAACAACATTGAATCCATTATAGGACTTAACATAATCAACAAAGTGGGTATATTTTTACTCATTGTAGGAGTAATAACCGCGGCGCAATTTACATATTTCAGGCTGCCCGATACCTTAAAAAGCGTTTTTACCTTTGCAGTGGGCGTTGTTCTGCTCATAGCCGGTGAAATATTAAACCGCAAAAAGCCCAACGTTTTCTCACTGGGCATAACCAGCGGAGGTATTGCAATACTGTATGTGGCTCTTTGCCTCAGTTATTTTCAATTTAAACTGCTTGAAACATATCCGGCTTTAGGATTGTGTATTCTCATAACGGCAGGAACTTTTGTCCTTTCGCAGAGGTACAATTCCCAGACCATATCGGCTTTTGCACTGATCGGGGGATATCTTCCCATCTTCTCGATAACCGGTATTAGTGCAATAGCATACGGTGCCATGGTTTACTTTGTAATACTGAATCTTTTGGCTCTTATTATTGCTGTCAACAAAAAATGGGCTGTCACTGCATACATAGGATTTGTGCTGAACGTCATAGGTTCCGTATATATAGCATCAATAATGTTTGGAGGACTTTTCGCACCATCGGAATTTTCATTCGATTCCGTCATTACCATAATTTATATTTTGTTCGCTTTTGTAATTTATACTCTGATACCAATAGCGGGAACCTTCAGGCAAAAATTGAGTTTTAAAACTTCTGACATTGTACTGCTCGCATTAAACACATTTATCAGCAGTGTACTTCTTTACTGGTCATTTTATGCATCCGACCTCGAAGACTTTACGGGACTTCTTGCCCTCACCTTTGCAATTATTTATCTTGCCCTTGGAAGGTTTATTGAAAAAAACATGCCAAAGGAAAAGCAGGTTACCACTTTGTTTTATCTTACAGGACTTACCTTTGTCGTACTTATAATACCTTTCCAGTTCGGCAAAGTGTGGCTGTCCCTGGGTTGGCTGATTGAGGGTGTTGCCCTGCTTTCCTACGGTATATGCAAAGAAATAAAAAGATTTAAAAAAGCCGGAATTGCAATTTCATTTTTGTGCCTGTTAACTTTCCTTTCCTTTGACGTGTCACTGATTCAAGATTCTCTTTTTACCTTTAAATATTTTGCAATAACTTTGGGCAGCATCATCATTTTAGGAGCCCTCATATACAAAAAGAATCTGGCAAGCAAGGAGTCAAAACTGTTCAAGTATGCCACATCCATAAATCTGCTGATCTTTTTGCTATACATAATCAGCAACGAACTAAAACCATTTTTATCCCAATATGTTCAGGACACAAAATATGTTCAGGACACAAAATTTGACCTGGATTACTTGATCTGCTCGGCAATGATTTTAACAAGCTTTCTTGTGGCATACACCCTGCCAAGGATAAAAGTTTTGTGCGACAATGTTATAAAAGGCATTTCAATGTCTATTTATGCTTTGGCACTGCTAACCCTCTTTTCCCTGAATTTCACCTCCCCCGTGAAAGGATATTTGGTCGAAATGCCTTTGGCTATAAGTATTGTCGGAACCCTGGAACTTGCTTTAATAGCTTTCCTGTCCATCCTTGCCGTAAGGGATTTGGTATTGTATTTTGTAATTGACCACAAACTGGGTATTGAATGGTACCCACTTGCAATATCTCTTTACTTTGTAATAATACTGACTCAAAATTTAATTACCCAGTACAGGCTTGAATTCAGCAACGCGGCAATAAGCATTATTTACCTTGCCGCAGCTCTCACATGGATAATATTCGGTTTTGCCAAAAGGTATGTATTCATCCGCCGTTTCGGACTTGCCATGTCCATGCTTTCGGTGGCAAAGCTGTTCATTATCGACCTTGCTTTCCTGACCCAAGGTTACAGAATAGTATCCTATTTTGTGTTCGGCATAATACTCCTTGCAATATCTTTTGTATATCAGTATTTCAACAAAAAATTAGAAAATATATGCGAGGTAATGCCTGATGATAAAAAGAATAGTAATTAG